A stretch of Vibrio sp. B1FLJ16 DNA encodes these proteins:
- a CDS encoding MarR family transcriptional regulator, protein MIQSTDILRELSVAEKLSRVARLWKMVADRELEPLNLTYPRWTALWKLHRMGDHVSQKQLAEALEIELASLMRTLKLLEEQSLVTRHCCESDKRARIVSLTQEGQALITQLESRILEVRKKLLSEINDEDLKTMGLVLEQMASNALGTLSK, encoded by the coding sequence ATGATTCAAAGTACTGATATTCTGAGAGAGCTTTCCGTTGCGGAAAAACTATCTCGCGTCGCTCGTCTATGGAAAATGGTTGCAGACCGAGAGCTGGAGCCACTTAATCTGACCTATCCGCGCTGGACTGCTTTATGGAAGCTACATCGTATGGGAGACCACGTAAGTCAGAAGCAGTTGGCGGAAGCATTAGAGATTGAATTAGCGTCCTTAATGCGTACCTTAAAGCTACTTGAGGAGCAGTCTCTGGTAACAAGACATTGCTGCGAGAGTGACAAACGAGCTCGGATCGTCAGCTTGACGCAAGAGGGGCAAGCTCTCATTACTCAGTTGGAGAGCCGAATCCTTGAGGTTCGTAAAAAACTACTCTCTGAGATCAACGACGAAGATTTAAAGACCATGGGCCTAGTCCTAGAACAAATGGCAAGTAATGCACTCGGTACACTTAGCAAATAA
- a CDS encoding HlyD family secretion protein — translation MTPDQKFARWIKYSCVVFVLVFAYFLIADLAMPLTPQAMATRSVTKVAPRVSGQITEIYVNNNQKINKGDVLFQIDPLPYQLAVERAQLNLDQVIQNNDQLDASIIAAKADVEASKIVAEQKVREAARLNKLFHRNGTSQQQLDDAQSSATAAKANLLAARARLKELEVSRGDISEANVSVRVAQNQLKQAELNLSYTRVTAEHDGVVANLQLEVGAYASTASPLVALVSDDVDIIADFREKSLRHFSRDSRALVAFDSLPGEVFEARITSIDAGVSSGQFDADGRLATPTVTNRWVRDAQRMRLHLAIDDQEQHSFPAGARATVQLLPDNLVSGWFSNLQIHFLSALHYIY, via the coding sequence ATGACTCCAGACCAAAAATTCGCGCGCTGGATTAAATATTCATGCGTAGTGTTTGTCCTTGTCTTTGCTTATTTTTTAATTGCAGATCTGGCAATGCCCCTCACTCCTCAGGCAATGGCAACTCGTTCTGTAACTAAAGTAGCGCCGCGAGTAAGTGGCCAAATCACAGAAATTTACGTGAACAACAATCAGAAAATTAATAAGGGTGACGTGTTGTTCCAGATTGACCCGTTGCCCTATCAGCTGGCGGTTGAGCGGGCTCAGCTCAACTTAGATCAGGTGATTCAAAATAATGATCAGCTAGACGCTTCGATCATTGCAGCGAAAGCAGATGTAGAAGCAAGCAAGATTGTGGCAGAGCAAAAGGTTCGTGAAGCCGCACGTTTAAATAAGCTGTTTCATCGTAACGGCACATCTCAGCAGCAACTTGATGATGCGCAGAGTAGTGCCACTGCAGCGAAAGCAAACCTTTTGGCTGCACGCGCCCGCCTTAAAGAGCTCGAAGTCAGCCGTGGTGATATTAGTGAAGCAAACGTAAGCGTACGTGTGGCTCAAAACCAGCTTAAGCAAGCAGAGCTTAATTTGTCATATACACGAGTGACGGCTGAACATGATGGTGTGGTTGCAAACCTTCAGCTTGAAGTCGGTGCATACGCCTCTACCGCAAGTCCTCTAGTTGCGCTGGTATCAGACGACGTCGATATCATTGCTGATTTTCGTGAAAAGAGCCTCCGTCATTTCAGCCGGGACAGCCGTGCATTGGTGGCATTTGATAGCTTGCCTGGTGAAGTTTTCGAAGCTCGAATCACAAGTATTGACGCAGGGGTAAGCTCTGGTCAGTTTGATGCAGATGGCCGACTTGCCACGCCAACGGTAACTAACCGCTGGGTGAGGGATGCACAGCGAATGCGTTTGCATCTGGCAATCGACGATCAAGAACAACATTCGTTCCCTGCGGGAGCGCGTGCGACAGTTCAGCTGTTACCTGACAATTTGGTCTCTGGGTGGTTTAGCAACCTGCAGATCCATTTCCTGAGTGCTCTACATTATATCTATTAA
- a CDS encoding DUF2955 domain-containing protein: MKLWNHPMSENDLRQCLRIATGATIGFTLCKLFGWNYGVFYTVTPMLLLGMVPVMSLHAARQMIAVAVVCGLEVAILGGLFGGHPFMMTMITFGLFLYKFACMSKGSLFLFGASSVLNLSIMLHFSSYDSTDLNNLIFSNLEATVISVVVAYLVTFLIPDAEPRQPPARPSEPKKNHRMRHEALMGASIATMSFLVFQIFDLNDSLSAQATTILLLFPMHWNGALGYARKRAMGTLLGVTFGIISQLVLYDWSDTLLFVVPLLWIGAMMFSYMHVKESSGSGAGFGGLTTLGILFGQYLSPGGDLIFSALYRVSSILFAIVATLLITYVIHRILNNIEATRFAEQ; this comes from the coding sequence ATGAAGTTATGGAACCACCCCATGTCGGAGAACGATCTGCGGCAGTGTTTGCGAATAGCGACCGGAGCTACAATTGGTTTCACCTTGTGTAAGCTTTTCGGCTGGAATTACGGCGTATTTTACACTGTGACGCCGATGCTTTTACTCGGTATGGTACCAGTAATGAGCTTGCATGCCGCTCGTCAGATGATAGCCGTAGCAGTTGTCTGTGGCCTTGAGGTCGCTATTCTTGGCGGGCTCTTTGGCGGTCATCCGTTCATGATGACCATGATTACGTTTGGTTTGTTTCTCTACAAATTTGCCTGCATGTCCAAAGGAAGCTTGTTCTTGTTTGGCGCAAGTAGTGTCCTGAACTTAAGTATTATGCTGCACTTTTCCAGTTATGACAGTACTGATCTGAATAATCTGATTTTCAGTAACCTGGAAGCTACGGTCATTTCAGTCGTTGTTGCTTACCTGGTCACGTTTCTGATTCCAGATGCAGAACCGCGTCAACCACCAGCAAGGCCATCGGAGCCAAAGAAAAACCATCGTATGCGTCATGAAGCGCTGATGGGAGCAAGCATTGCCACGATGTCATTTCTGGTTTTTCAAATCTTTGACTTGAATGACTCTCTGTCGGCCCAGGCGACTACGATATTGTTGTTATTTCCTATGCATTGGAATGGTGCCCTAGGGTATGCACGAAAAAGAGCTATGGGTACGTTACTGGGAGTAACGTTTGGAATTATCAGTCAGCTGGTACTTTATGACTGGTCTGATACTTTATTGTTCGTTGTTCCTTTGCTTTGGATTGGCGCAATGATGTTTAGTTATATGCACGTTAAAGAGTCCAGCGGTTCGGGGGCCGGTTTCGGTGGGTTAACTACGTTAGGGATTTTGTTCGGTCAGTATTTAAGCCCTGGCGGCGATTTGATCTTCAGCGCGCTTTATCGGGTGAGTAGTATACTGTTTGCAATCGTTGCTACGCTTTTAATAACGTATGTAATACATCGAATACTCAATAACATTGAGGCTACTCGTTTTGCCGAACAATAG
- a CDS encoding DMT family transporter: MILGYAAIFVTLLLWSGFFLSLKGGAISELQPADIALVRFLIPGLVLLPFVLKHKKALRAVPNKYLAGIVVGSGLPYLLVVGNAMQWAPVAHGSALVPGTLPLFVSAIAVIFYRQQLSQHRLFGLATVLLGVVVFLLSNSGTEYNREQLHGHLLFLTGSIMWAVFTISARVADLNPHLCAGFVSLMSLALLIMAVGFGWIESYLVVTPIKYWPWEELFGHAMIQGVGAGLIASYTFMYAIKIIGAETSAAFGSLTPVVATLFAIPIFKEQPDTATCLALFLVTFGSVLASQVLSKSSASQSYRPPVHR, encoded by the coding sequence ATGATTTTAGGGTATGCGGCTATATTTGTGACTTTACTTCTCTGGTCTGGTTTTTTTCTTTCTCTGAAAGGAGGAGCAATATCCGAACTGCAACCTGCAGATATAGCCTTAGTGCGATTTCTCATCCCTGGCTTAGTTTTACTCCCGTTTGTTTTGAAGCATAAAAAAGCGCTCCGCGCGGTTCCTAACAAGTATTTAGCCGGTATCGTCGTGGGCAGCGGACTTCCTTACTTACTGGTGGTCGGGAACGCAATGCAGTGGGCTCCGGTTGCTCACGGCAGCGCATTAGTACCGGGAACACTACCTCTCTTTGTCTCAGCGATTGCCGTTATTTTCTACCGACAGCAATTGAGCCAGCACCGGCTTTTCGGCCTTGCTACTGTGCTATTGGGTGTAGTTGTCTTCCTGCTTTCAAACTCCGGAACTGAGTACAACCGGGAGCAACTGCACGGACACCTGTTATTCCTTACTGGCAGTATAATGTGGGCAGTATTTACTATAAGTGCGCGTGTCGCTGACCTAAATCCACATCTATGTGCAGGCTTCGTGTCACTGATGTCGCTTGCACTGCTTATTATGGCTGTCGGTTTTGGCTGGATAGAAAGCTATTTGGTCGTTACGCCAATAAAATACTGGCCATGGGAAGAGTTATTTGGCCATGCAATGATTCAGGGTGTGGGTGCGGGATTAATTGCTTCATACACTTTTATGTACGCCATCAAAATCATAGGCGCAGAAACCAGTGCGGCGTTTGGCTCTTTAACACCGGTAGTCGCGACACTGTTTGCAATCCCTATCTTTAAAGAGCAACCTGATACAGCTACCTGTCTGGCCCTGTTTCTAGTGACATTCGGCAGTGTTCTCGCCAGCCAGGTATTGAGTAAAAGTAGTGCCAGCCAAAGCTATCGTCCTCCAGTACATCGCTAA
- a CDS encoding Lrp/AsnC family transcriptional regulator — protein sequence MDRIDRQLVNLVQKDATLTTAELADQVGLSPSPCARRIKRLEQEGVISGYRAIVSRSTVGIAMTVFVEVSLNNHQASSVDEFECAVSEMDEVISCHVVSGAYDYLLEVVSKDLAGYESFTRKLQILENVKDMHTHLAIRQVKGNGSLPIYA from the coding sequence ATGGATAGGATAGACAGGCAATTGGTTAATCTGGTTCAGAAAGACGCTACACTAACGACTGCCGAGCTTGCTGATCAAGTCGGACTTTCACCTTCTCCCTGCGCAAGACGCATAAAGCGTTTGGAGCAAGAAGGTGTGATTAGTGGCTATCGTGCAATAGTATCTCGCAGTACTGTCGGGATAGCGATGACAGTATTTGTTGAAGTGAGTCTGAATAATCACCAAGCGTCTTCAGTTGATGAATTTGAGTGCGCCGTCTCAGAAATGGATGAAGTGATCTCTTGTCACGTTGTGTCAGGTGCCTACGACTACTTACTTGAAGTTGTGAGTAAAGATCTTGCTGGCTATGAGAGCTTCACAAGAAAATTACAGATTTTGGAGAACGTAAAAGACATGCATACTCATTTAGCGATCAGGCAAGTAAAAGGAAATGGAAGTTTGCCTATTTATGCATGA
- a CDS encoding ATPase produces the protein MINKTKWILILFLFPFTAHSAEPCNPASWNVNLNQFKQLELSYNKYVKVFNALLADHKQRPLLSKEFDRDELAILWHIRSRRDLLQTQLETSIKHREQLSKNAEELSKLGTQSILSANEWEKLAQSCKNADEMANQITAEWYHITANQLADDYNNLSSQFLGLASLYDKEANILILSQKEEASAN, from the coding sequence ATGATCAATAAGACTAAATGGATACTGATACTTTTTCTGTTCCCTTTTACTGCCCACTCCGCTGAACCTTGCAATCCGGCTTCATGGAATGTAAATCTTAACCAATTCAAACAATTGGAGTTAAGTTACAATAAGTACGTTAAAGTTTTCAACGCACTCCTTGCTGACCACAAACAACGACCTCTGTTGTCGAAGGAGTTTGATCGCGACGAACTCGCGATACTTTGGCATATAAGATCGAGAAGAGATCTACTACAGACCCAATTAGAGACGTCCATAAAACATCGCGAACAGTTAAGCAAGAATGCAGAAGAGCTAAGCAAACTCGGTACACAATCTATCTTGTCGGCCAATGAGTGGGAAAAATTAGCCCAAAGTTGTAAAAATGCGGACGAAATGGCAAATCAGATTACTGCAGAGTGGTACCACATTACCGCAAATCAACTTGCTGACGACTACAACAATCTCTCCTCGCAGTTCCTTGGCTTAGCGAGCCTTTATGACAAGGAAGCGAACATATTAATACTGTCTCAGAAAGAAGAAGCATCTGCCAACTGA
- a CDS encoding SH3 domain-containing protein, producing the protein MKKALIAIVVMLLLGGVGAGIYFFFIPNDQQERVLEEASPEPQVQEETPKPIMDLEALPPEVTEYYVIDRQLSVYNKPNHNALVVDTLYKGEKVAVLEKTSGWYRISNYLVYKEGGEETAEWLNANGLSDAEPVIQEQERLEILDGYLQKSDDLVVHLDMFRNKTQKLLDDKTCDPNDFEELGGWIRSVTYKGRNVYFVYCGGLEQENKIYLDVDSGEIFYR; encoded by the coding sequence ATGAAGAAAGCACTTATCGCAATAGTCGTTATGTTGTTGCTTGGAGGCGTTGGTGCTGGTATCTACTTCTTTTTCATCCCAAATGACCAGCAAGAACGAGTACTGGAAGAGGCTTCACCAGAACCTCAAGTGCAGGAAGAAACGCCAAAACCGATTATGGATTTGGAAGCTTTACCACCTGAAGTTACAGAATACTACGTCATCGACCGCCAGCTCAGTGTGTACAATAAGCCTAATCACAATGCGTTAGTCGTCGACACACTTTATAAAGGCGAAAAAGTCGCTGTGCTGGAAAAAACGAGCGGCTGGTATCGTATATCCAATTATTTGGTATATAAAGAAGGCGGCGAGGAAACGGCTGAATGGTTAAACGCAAATGGGCTGTCTGATGCAGAGCCGGTGATACAAGAGCAGGAGCGTCTGGAAATTCTCGACGGTTATCTACAGAAGTCAGACGATTTAGTGGTGCATCTCGATATGTTCCGAAACAAGACACAGAAGTTATTAGACGATAAGACATGCGATCCCAATGACTTCGAAGAGCTTGGCGGGTGGATTCGTTCAGTGACTTATAAAGGGCGTAATGTCTACTTCGTATACTGTGGCGGATTAGAGCAAGAGAATAAAATTTATCTGGACGTTGATAGCGGAGAGATATTTTATCGTTGA